In the genome of Arvicola amphibius chromosome 2, mArvAmp1.2, whole genome shotgun sequence, the window taagcactctactaactgagctttatgatgtgggatttccttctgtgtgCCGTGAATCTTTTTATTACGACAGGGCAgtatatagcaaggtgggaaatctaagcagatatagaggaggaaagaaggtagtGTCAGGAAAATgctatgtagctgccgaaggagaaggatgccagaaccttaccggtaagccacagccttatagcgataaacagattaatagagtgcatttatttaagatgtaagagctagctaggactaTGCCTAAACCATTGGCCAGTttagtaattaatacagtttctatgtgattattcggtTCTGGtgtccaggaaacaaaagcagagtcttGTGTCTCCAGTCCTGGTTCTTAAAACAGGATTGTTAgctggacaatggtggcacacgccttcaatcccagcactctaggatgcagaagcagacagatttctgtgagttcgaggccaacctggtctacaaagtgggttccaagacaggctccaaagctacagagatgaCTGGGTCTGTGAGCACCTGttgcttccagaggacctgagttcagtgcccatgTCTGGCAGCTCACTGCTTACATCCTgaggggatccagtgctctctgctGACCTCCCAGGgtactcatacagacacacatacaagctCAGGTTCAGTGTGAAGATgcatcccctcccccagctcctccactCCTGGGTAACAGTTGACGATGGTAGTGAATTGTGGGGCCCCAGAAGCCACAGTGTGGTTCTTCAGGAGACATTGCTTGTCAGCCATCCGCTGTGCTGATTACAGGACAAGGATTTATCCAGCTTTATTATTGATCATGTCCCACAAACACCCACTAGGAGGGACCTGGGAGGGCCATACCAGGGTGGGCATCTGGCCAGGACAGCTGTGAGGTCGCCAGACTGCTCATTCTGATCCATTTGACCACTAGTGATGCTCGGGAGCCCAGGTGCACTTCCGATGTCACAGCATCGGTGCTAGGATTAGCACTAAGTCCTCAGACGTCACAACTGTGTTGGCCTGCCTACAGTGGGAGTGTTAGCGTCCTGACTGCACCTGGGCCTGCCCTAACACACCGGGGCTTCCGAATGCCCCTGGTAAGCTGTACCACAGCCTAGATTTCATAGAAGGAGATGAGGGCTCTACTCACTTAGTAAAATGGGTCACTTCTGAAGTAGCACTACAAGTTAAAGACCATATATGACGGGGTGGGCATTTTATGTAGGATCAAGTGTAGGACCAGAGGTGGCCGAAAGCAAGGCACACCTGAGACTACTCAAAGCACTTTAAGATACGTTCTCCGATGCCAATGAAGTAGATGCCCTGGGCGATCCCGAAGAGAGGGGCTATGACTAAGGCCCGGCAGCCGGCTCCCTTCATGAAGGCAGCTGCTCCCTCCTGTGTCCAGAGTTTCCTGTGAAGAAAGGAGAGCCTTGGAAGTGAAGGCTAAAGGCACACTAACTCATGACTTTTCTCCAAgcttgactttgtttttgttgttggattTGGGGAGGTCTCtgaatatagcccaggctagccgtGGGCTgccctcaacctcctgagtgctaggattataggacTACTACCTCCTTTAAGACACGATCTCACATTGTTTTAGGCTGACCTAtggtcctgcctccacctctcaagtgctaggccAAAGACTGGAGCCATTAAACCCCACATGGTCAAGTATTTGTGCACCTTCCTTAGAGAGGGCTGCAGTGTGCAAGGAGAGCTACTTAGCAATTCCGGATTGTCTGGACTCTGGttggaggagtggggagaagcaCAGGGGCTCATGGGAGAATCAGAAAACCCCCAATACTGTATTCTCTGAGAAGTGAGGGGCCAGTACACTCCAAAGCAGCTCCAAGTCCTTCCATGGGTCTTTAGCTGGCAGGCTGTCTGGGGCACTGGGCTCACCTGGCACAGTCAGTGACCCCACTGTAGGTGTCCTCACCCAGGCCTTTCTTGAGGGTCTGGATTCGAGTCTTCAGAACTGAGTGAAACAGAAGTTAAAGCAAGTAACAAACACCGGAGTCTGTCCCTTGTGCAAACCAAGTGGGTCCCCTGTGAGGCCAGGTCTGCACCGTGAGGTGAGcagccgcctctgcctcccctttaGTAGGGGAACTGTGGGTGGCCCTGAGCACACAGGGAACATCTTCTCACAGTTCCCCCAGTGCCAGTTCTCAGAACTACCAGGAAGGACAAGAAAGCCTATGTGGTAACAGGGAGCATCGAGGTTACCTGTCCTCCTGTGAGGGCCTCTGGGAGTTTATCCCAGGGGCTGAACAACGAGGGTTTTGAGGATTGGGGCTGTTTCACCTGCAAGTATGAGCTCTGTCTCCATAGACTGTGTGAGCCTGGTAACTAGAGCAGGGTGGCCCAGAAATCCCAAACTCCAGCCCTCTCCACACCTACCGTCCAGAGGGGTGACAGCCACCGCGGCCACAGAACCCGCTGCGCAGCCTGCCAGGAAGGAGTGTGTGAAGGGGGCCTTGCCGGTGAGCTCGCTGACCCCAAGCTGGTTCAGGTTCGCAAACAAGGGGAAATAGATGATAGAGAAGGGAATGTCTCTGCAGAAGAGAAAGACCACACTCTGGGTGCCCTCACAGCTGCTTCCCCAGCAGCCATGCGGCGCAGCAGATGGGAAAACACCCCTATTTGGCAGAGGGGAAGTTCTTCCCCTGTccagctcctcccacccccacccctacttcTGTAACCTGCAGAGGAACCAATCAGAGGGAAAGCAGTTTGGGAAGATGAGTCAGGTAGGCAGGCCCCTAGATAAGACACTTAGGTGCCTCTGGGCCCAGGCTCACTCAGGAAGAGGGCCTCACCTGAGAAGAGTGGCACCCAGGCCCCTGTAGAGCCCAGAGAGGCCCTGAGTGCGGAGCAGCTCTCGGGCAATGAGGGTAGCGGATGGGCGCTCGTGGGTGGAAGCCGGGCCAGTGCTGTAGGGTCGGGAGGTGGACGCGGCTGAGGTGGAGCCCTGATGACCGACAGCTGGAGAGGAGACAGGTATCCAAGATTTCCTTAGTGGTGGACCTCTCCCGTGTGCATGACAACACCTCAGTTAGAGTCGCCCAGCCTGATTAAAACCCTTGGatgaggcaggcagtggtggtgcatgccattaatcgcagcactagggaggcagaggcaggcagatctctgtgagttcaaggccagcctggtctactgagcaagttccaggacaggctcaatagCTCCACAGAAGCCCGACTcgaaaaaacaaccaacaaacaagcCAACGAAAACCCTTGGACGGCCGCCTTTGAGTCTTCTGGTGGTTGCATCCTGCTCTCACTTCGAGACAGAAACACTGTGTACGTTCTACTCAGTGTTAAAGGCCGCCAGCAAATCAcctcctcagccttccaagcCCAGGGCACGTGCCCTTTACAACCCCTCCAGCTCAGAGCAGAATTCAGTGCTAAACCATTTTAGTGTCGTGTTCAAAGCCTATGACTTGCTGAACTGAAGCTGGGCCTGTTGGTTCACTGTAAGCCTGCACTTGgagggctgaggctggaggattattgctagttaaaaaaaaaaaaaatggggcatgatggcacacacctttaatcccagcactcggaggcagaggcaagtggatctctgtgaatttgaagctagcctggtctatatagctccaggccagccaaggctacatagtgagaccctgcctataAGAGTTAAGAaataaactgggcggtggtggtgcacgcctttaatcctagcactcgggaggcagaggcaggcggatctctgtgagttcgagaccagcctggtctacaagagctagttccaggacaggctccaaagccgcagagaaaccaaaaaaaagtctcgaaaaaccaaaaaaagaaaaaagagttaagaaataaataataataacagacatgaatttttgtttttggttgtgttTCTAGACAGAGTTGCTCAGTGtagccctagctctcctggaactcactctgtggaccaggctggcccagaactcatagagctctgcctgcctctgcctcctgagtgctgggattaaaggcgtgcgccaccactgcaagGCTCATAATTGAAAAACAATGACTAGTGTATGTGTTTttcctgcctgtatgtctgtgtaccacatgtatgcattGAGCAAGAAGGATAGAAGATgttattggatcccctggaactggagtcacagacatgtGTGGAGTTACAtacatgtgctggaattaaacccCAGTTCTCTAgaaggacagcaagtgctcttaactactgagccacctcttcagtacCCTAAGccccattttaaaatatcttcaggaATCCAGCCTGAACATCAAGGCATTGGCACAGAGGTCTGAGAGGAGCTTACACCCTCTAGAATCCAGGATCTCGTTTCTGCTCCTTGGTCTGAAAGGGTTAAAGGCATCACTGTTAAACATGTCTGTTGACCTAGAAGCTGAGTGTGCACAGAACTGG includes:
- the Slc25a18 gene encoding mitochondrial glutamate carrier 2, producing MSSQDLSITAKLINGGVAGLVGVTCVFPIDLAKTRLQNQQGKDVYKGMTDCLMKTARAEGFLGMYRGAAVNLTLVTPEKAIKLAANDFLRQLLMQDGTQQNLKMEMLAGCGAGICQVVVTCPMEMLKIQLQDAGRLAVGHQGSTSAASTSRPYSTGPASTHERPSATLIARELLRTQGLSGLYRGLGATLLRDIPFSIIYFPLFANLNQLGVSELTGKAPFTHSFLAGCAAGSVAAVAVTPLDVLKTRIQTLKKGLGEDTYSGVTDCARKLWTQEGAAAFMKGAGCRALVIAPLFGIAQGIYFIGIGERILKCFE